The following coding sequences are from one Triticum dicoccoides isolate Atlit2015 ecotype Zavitan chromosome 4A, WEW_v2.0, whole genome shotgun sequence window:
- the LOC119286146 gene encoding uncharacterized protein LOC119286146: MSSAATYAESIASCRTPVPIRSPSLAATAAAVPDAAPLPVRRQLDFPSGDGNTDDDDDFFYLVAEEIEKMERNLDQVTRRAAQSLTPPTVARARPNFRERLCICRRGPCAVEWKEGGWAYVCSAPPKCRHSSYCMESDVNPSSQPAFLSHHEPDNHMTNGTTQVNVSPQGAGATTPVNVTPQRDGARTPVTFSPQGARSSGEVPTCKCTAGKCKTEKKNGVVYYVCHIPKGQGACSHREPVEAAAEEPPLTGYTNPRESEHLGYNPVAKEANVHAMMGGHNETRQFDPDQPPEYDEWPFEIVEGDVVPTAHLWPAHPTPIAAVAQGSPVMLRQQFAMVQVGTPTKSPMPPKCTISPNTPRSGSCYRCHEGHWTINCPKNGTCYHCGRHFVKDCPGVRTKK, from the exons ATGAGCAGTGCCGCCACCTACGCGGAGAGCATCGCTTCCTGCCGCACTCCAGTTCCCATCCGCTCCCCATCCCTCGCAGCCACGGCGGCGGCGGTACCCGACGCAGCCCCCCTCCCCGTGAGGCGGCAGCTCGATTTCCCCAGCGGCGACGGCAACAcggatgacgatgatgacttctTCTATCTCGTCGCAGAGGAGATAGAGAAGATGGAGCGAAACCTAGACCAGGTCACGCGCCGCGCCGCGCAGAGCTTGACGCCGCCGACGGTAGCGCGGGCACGCCCGAATTTCCGTGAGAGGCTGTGCATTTGCCGGCGCGGGCCGTGTGCCGTTGAGTGGAAGGAGGGAGGATGGGCATACGTCTGCTCGGCGCCGCCG AAGTGCAGACATTCTTCTTATTGCATGGAATCTGATGTCAATCCAAGTTCACAGCCTGCCTTTTTGAGTCATCATGAACCCGACAATCATATGACTAATGGTACAACTCAAGTTAATGTTAGTCCCCAAGGTGCTGGTGCTACAACTCCTGTAAATGTTACTCCCCAACGTGATGGTGCTAGGACTCCAGTTACTTTTAGTCCCCAAGGAGCTAGATCCAGTGGTGAAGTACCAACCTGCAAGTGTACTGCTGGGAAGTGCAAAACTGAGAAAAAAAACGGGGTGGTCTACTATGTGTGTCATATACCAAAG GGCCAAGGTGCATGCTCTCACCGCGAGCCAGTCGAAGCTGCTGCTGAAGAACCACCACTAACTGGATACACCAATCCAAGGGAGAGTGAACATTTGGGGTACAATCCAGTTGCAAAGGAAGCTAATGTGCATGCCATGATGGGAGGCCACAATGAAACTAGACAATTCGATCCTGATCAACCCCCTGAATATGATGAATGGCCGTTTGAAATTGTTGAGGGTGATGTTGTACCCACAGCCCACTTGTGGCCTGCTCACCCTACACCCATTGCTGCAGTCGCTCAGGGATCGCCAGTTATGCTGCGCCAACAATTTGCTATGGTCCAAGTGGGAACACCAACTAAATCACCCATGCCACCTAAATGTACCATCAGCCCCAATACTCCTCGGTCAGGCAGTTGCTACCGGTGCCATGAAGGACATTGGACCATCAACTGCCCTAAGAACGGCACTTGTTACCACTGTGGTAGGCACTTTGTGAAGGATTGCCCTGGAGTACGCACCAAGAAATGA